One genomic segment of Acinetobacter oleivorans DR1 includes these proteins:
- a CDS encoding acyl-CoA carboxylase subunit beta — MTILQSEIAVGSEQYQKNKEALLTQLSEVRAIQQKSIDKSYAAKPKFDKKGKILPHERVRLLLDADSPFVELCGLVGYNMHDDKDGSEAGGGVIAGIGFVSGVRCLVSASNSAIKGGTMSPMGVQKTLRLQKIALEQKLPLITLTESGGANLNYAAEVFTYGGMTFANQARLSAAGIPQLAVIHGNATAGGAYQPGLSDYVIAVRKQTEMLLAGPPLLLAATGEVATAEELGGAEMHAQVAGTAEYLAENDADGIRLAREIFEHLNWKEQIKPVETIYKEPRYDADELLGVIPNDPKQPFNMKEVVARIIDDSDFLEFKQEYDDLTVCGWSKIGGLHIGIITNNGPITPQGAAKAAQFIHLCEQTKRPLLFLHNTTGFMVGTDAEQNGIIKHGSKLIQAVANCSVPKISIVVAGSYGAGNYAMCGRSLSPDFIFAWPNSHVAVMGAAQAGKVLRIVAEGKQKASGQEPNPQMLDFLEQSTAMKLEQQSTALFNTAMLHDDGIIDPRDTRKLLIFLLQTIYEAQQRELNSTRFGVSRF, encoded by the coding sequence GTGACTATTCTCCAATCCGAAATTGCTGTTGGTAGTGAACAGTATCAAAAAAATAAAGAGGCACTACTTACTCAACTGAGTGAAGTCCGTGCAATTCAGCAAAAAAGTATTGATAAATCGTATGCGGCTAAACCTAAGTTCGATAAAAAAGGCAAGATTTTGCCGCATGAGCGTGTGCGATTGCTGCTAGATGCTGATTCACCTTTTGTTGAGCTGTGTGGCTTGGTTGGCTACAACATGCATGATGATAAAGATGGTTCAGAAGCTGGTGGTGGTGTAATTGCTGGCATTGGTTTTGTCAGTGGTGTGCGTTGTCTAGTCTCTGCAAGTAATAGTGCGATCAAAGGTGGAACCATGTCACCGATGGGTGTGCAGAAAACCTTGCGCCTACAAAAAATTGCCTTAGAACAAAAACTCCCGCTGATTACGCTGACCGAAAGTGGCGGCGCTAACTTAAATTATGCGGCTGAAGTATTTACCTATGGTGGTATGACCTTTGCCAATCAGGCACGGTTGTCTGCGGCAGGTATTCCACAACTTGCAGTTATTCATGGCAATGCAACGGCAGGAGGGGCTTATCAACCAGGACTTTCGGATTATGTCATTGCTGTACGTAAGCAAACCGAAATGCTTCTTGCAGGGCCACCTTTACTATTAGCTGCGACTGGTGAGGTAGCAACAGCTGAAGAGTTGGGTGGGGCAGAAATGCACGCACAGGTTGCTGGAACAGCAGAATACTTAGCTGAAAATGATGCTGATGGTATTCGACTTGCACGGGAAATTTTTGAACATCTGAACTGGAAAGAGCAAATCAAACCAGTTGAAACGATTTATAAAGAACCTCGTTACGATGCTGATGAACTGTTGGGTGTGATTCCAAATGACCCTAAACAACCATTTAACATGAAAGAAGTGGTTGCGCGCATTATTGATGATTCAGATTTTCTAGAATTTAAGCAGGAATATGATGATTTAACGGTATGTGGCTGGTCAAAAATTGGCGGACTACATATCGGTATTATTACCAATAATGGCCCGATTACACCTCAAGGGGCAGCGAAAGCAGCTCAGTTTATTCATCTGTGTGAACAGACCAAACGTCCGTTATTGTTCTTACATAACACTACTGGTTTTATGGTGGGAACCGATGCCGAACAAAATGGCATCATCAAACATGGTTCGAAACTGATTCAAGCTGTTGCCAATTGTTCTGTACCTAAAATTTCAATTGTTGTGGCAGGGTCATATGGTGCAGGTAACTATGCGATGTGTGGTCGGAGTTTATCGCCAGACTTTATTTTTGCATGGCCAAATTCGCATGTTGCTGTAATGGGTGCTGCACAAGCTGGAAAAGTGCTACGCATTGTGGCTGAAGGAAAGCAAAAAGCTTCCGGTCAGGAACCGAATCCGCAAATGCTCGATTTTCTTGAGCAAAGTACGGCCATGAAATTAGAGCAGCAATCTACCGCACTTTTTAATACTGCCATGTTGCATGATGATGGAATTATCGATCCGCGAGATACCCGAAAATTATTAATTTTCCTTTTACAAACCATTTATGAAGCACAGCAACGAGAGCTAAATTCAACTCGTTTTGGTGTGTCCCGTTTTTAA
- a CDS encoding acyl-CoA dehydrogenase family protein encodes MQLNPIYYNEQHIAFADNVRRFVQKEMAPFVNEWDEAETFPRELYRKAAEIGLLSLGFSEEYGGIPDADPFYSLLAGIEMAKAGSGGVHTSLMVHTIGAPPIQHFGSEELKARVLPGIISGEKISALAITEPGGGSDVAALQTKAVRDGDYYIVSGEKTFITSGIRADYYTVAVRTDPTKTGAEGISMLLVDAHSEGITKTPLKKMGWWASDTAHLHFDQVRVSVSNLLGKENVGFKVIMNNFNMERFFLGVVAYGYALVCYEEALEWAQQRKTFGKRLIDHQVVRHKLVDMATQLTSTRALLEETAWKMTQPKLQGPELVAQISMLKNVATRTMQFCADAAVQTLGGMGFMRGTKSERIYREVKVNMIGGGAEEIMKDLISKQLGY; translated from the coding sequence ATGCAACTCAATCCAATTTACTACAATGAACAACACATTGCTTTTGCTGACAATGTTCGCCGATTTGTACAAAAAGAAATGGCTCCTTTTGTTAATGAGTGGGATGAGGCTGAGACATTTCCTAGAGAGCTTTATAGAAAGGCAGCTGAAATTGGCCTATTAAGTTTAGGTTTTTCTGAAGAATATGGTGGTATTCCTGATGCAGATCCATTTTATTCATTACTGGCTGGTATTGAAATGGCAAAGGCGGGTTCTGGGGGAGTACATACCTCACTCATGGTACACACAATTGGCGCCCCTCCCATTCAGCATTTTGGAAGTGAGGAGTTAAAGGCTAGAGTCCTGCCAGGTATTATTTCCGGTGAAAAAATTTCTGCTTTAGCTATTACAGAACCTGGTGGTGGCTCGGATGTCGCTGCATTACAGACTAAAGCTGTTCGTGATGGTGATTACTACATTGTCTCGGGTGAGAAGACGTTTATCACATCGGGAATTCGTGCAGATTACTATACAGTTGCAGTGCGTACAGACCCAACTAAAACAGGTGCAGAAGGTATTTCAATGTTGCTCGTTGATGCGCACAGTGAAGGAATTACTAAAACACCTTTAAAGAAAATGGGGTGGTGGGCTTCTGATACAGCTCATTTGCATTTTGATCAAGTACGAGTATCTGTATCAAATCTGCTCGGCAAAGAAAACGTCGGTTTTAAAGTCATTATGAATAACTTTAATATGGAGCGGTTCTTCTTGGGAGTAGTGGCTTATGGGTATGCATTGGTCTGTTATGAAGAAGCTTTAGAATGGGCACAGCAACGAAAAACTTTTGGTAAGCGATTAATTGATCATCAAGTGGTTCGTCATAAATTGGTAGATATGGCAACGCAATTAACCTCAACACGGGCATTGCTTGAAGAAACTGCATGGAAAATGACTCAGCCGAAGTTACAAGGGCCTGAGTTGGTGGCACAAATTTCAATGCTTAAAAATGTTGCGACTCGCACTATGCAATTTTGTGCTGATGCAGCTGTGCAAACATTAGGTGGCATGGGCTTTATGCGAGGTACCAAGTCGGAACGTATTTACCGTGAGGTGAAGGTCAATATGATTGGTGGTGGTGCTGAAGAAATTATGAAAGATTTAATTAGTAAGCAGTTAGGTTATTAA
- a CDS encoding GNAT family N-acetyltransferase: MSLVYLRKPKKNDLAEIKEAYARSVELHQPWAYPPADFQTYLEQEHRYFVCLTDSHAIAGTFNISNIIRGHFHSAYLGYEAFHPYQGHGYMTQGLKLLLNEAFKNLNLHRLEANIQPDNIASIQLVTQAGFIKEGFSRQYLRIGEKTWKDHERWAILNEKWIEPSQ, encoded by the coding sequence ATGAGTCTAGTCTATTTACGTAAACCCAAGAAAAATGACCTTGCAGAAATTAAAGAAGCTTATGCACGTAGTGTTGAATTACATCAACCGTGGGCATATCCACCAGCTGACTTTCAAACATATTTAGAACAAGAGCATCGCTATTTTGTCTGCTTAACCGATAGCCATGCGATTGCGGGAACATTTAATATTTCAAATATTATACGCGGTCACTTTCATTCAGCCTATTTGGGTTATGAAGCATTTCATCCCTATCAAGGTCATGGCTATATGACGCAAGGCCTCAAATTATTACTCAATGAAGCATTCAAAAATTTAAATTTACATAGGTTAGAAGCGAATATACAACCTGACAATATTGCTTCGATTCAATTAGTGACCCAAGCTGGTTTCATTAAAGAAGGTTTTTCTCGGCAATATCTTCGAATTGGAGAAAAAACATGGAAAGATCATGAACGTTGGGCAATTTTAAATGAGAAATGGATAGAACCATCTCAGTAA
- a CDS encoding acyl-CoA dehydrogenase family protein, producing the protein MKFTAEHEALRRTARQFVQNELNPHIPEWEAAGKFPIHDVFKKMGDLGLLGICKPEENGGLALDYSYNLVVAEEIGYAACGGVPLAIGVQTDMATPALARFGSKELRDEFLTPAIAGEYVASIAVSEVHAGSDVAAIKTTAKKDGDDYVINGSKMWITNSLQADFFCLLANTSDDKPHVNKSMIIVPAKNKGISFSEPLNKLGMRSTTTAQVYLDNVRVPQRNLVGVEGMGFMMQMMQFQEERLWACANAIGGLENLIQKTIDYTKERTTFGQPLINNQYIHFRFAELMTEVEALKALTYQACEQHIAGEDVTKLASMAKLKAGRLTREVADSCLQYWGGNGFMWDNPASQLYRDGRLGSIGGGADEIMLGIICKLMDILPKKQK; encoded by the coding sequence ATGAAATTTACTGCCGAACATGAAGCATTACGCCGTACAGCTCGCCAATTTGTTCAAAATGAGCTGAATCCACATATTCCAGAATGGGAAGCTGCGGGGAAATTTCCAATCCACGATGTATTTAAAAAGATGGGTGATCTTGGTTTATTGGGGATTTGTAAGCCTGAGGAAAATGGCGGTTTAGCGTTAGATTATTCTTATAACCTTGTGGTTGCAGAAGAAATTGGCTATGCAGCTTGTGGCGGGGTACCTTTAGCAATTGGTGTACAAACGGACATGGCAACACCTGCTTTGGCGCGTTTTGGTAGTAAAGAATTACGCGATGAGTTTTTAACACCAGCGATTGCTGGGGAATATGTTGCCTCAATTGCAGTATCGGAAGTGCATGCCGGTTCGGATGTTGCTGCTATTAAAACGACTGCTAAAAAAGATGGCGATGACTATGTCATTAACGGCAGCAAAATGTGGATTACCAACTCACTGCAGGCTGATTTCTTCTGCCTATTGGCGAACACATCTGACGATAAACCTCACGTTAATAAGTCGATGATTATTGTGCCAGCAAAAAACAAAGGGATTAGTTTTTCAGAGCCACTTAATAAATTAGGGATGCGTTCAACGACCACAGCGCAGGTTTATTTAGACAATGTACGTGTACCACAGCGTAACTTAGTGGGTGTCGAAGGCATGGGCTTCATGATGCAAATGATGCAATTTCAGGAAGAGCGCCTATGGGCTTGTGCCAATGCGATTGGCGGGTTGGAAAATTTAATCCAAAAGACCATCGACTATACAAAAGAGCGGACCACTTTTGGTCAACCCCTCATTAATAACCAATATATCCATTTTCGTTTTGCCGAACTCATGACCGAAGTGGAAGCGCTTAAAGCCTTAACCTATCAAGCGTGTGAACAGCATATTGCTGGTGAAGATGTGACCAAGCTGGCATCTATGGCAAAACTTAAAGCTGGACGTTTAACTCGTGAAGTTGCCGATAGTTGTCTGCAATACTGGGGTGGCAACGGCTTTATGTGGGATAACCCTGCATCACAGCTGTATCGTGATGGCCGTTTAGGCTCTATTGGCGGTGGTGCAGATGAGATTATGTTGGGGATTATCTGTAAGTTAATGGACATTCTGCCTAAAAAGCAGAAATAA
- a CDS encoding acyclic terpene utilization AtuA family protein yields MASNQQDDERVVKIGCASGFWGDTNTAAFQLVHLTDINYLVFDYLSEITMSIMAKAKMVEPKHGYALDFVSRVMAPLLKKIAEKKIKVISNAGGVNPLACRDALQKIIKEYGLDLKVAVVLGDDLLAQHEQLKQQNIQEMFSGEALPEQVASSNAYLGAVAIRDALDLGADIVITGRVVDSAVVLAPLLHEYQWSLDDYDKLAQGSLAGHVIECGAQCTGGNFTDWQLVQGFDNMGFPVVEVSEGGSFVVTKPQGTGGLVSTATVAEQIVYEIGNPQAYLLPDVIADFSHVHLEQVGEHRVRVTGAKGQAPTGQYKVSATYPDGYRVLVSFLIAGREAPQKAQVIADAILAKCERVLAMRSVPPFSEKSVEILGIESTYGEHAQALNSREVVVKIAVKHMFKEACMFFASEIAQASTGMAPALAGIVGGRPKASPVIKLFSFLIDKKQVNVEIDFEGSRYSVEIPRNTSTEQFNTLAAGESAVYQGNEIEVPLIEIAHARSGDKGNHSNIGVIARKAEYLPWIRAALTEQTVASYMQHVLDAEKGRVIRYELPSLNALNFMLENALGGGGVASLRIDPQGKAFAQQLLDMPVKVPANLLEK; encoded by the coding sequence ATGGCAAGTAATCAACAGGATGATGAGCGTGTCGTGAAAATAGGTTGTGCCTCAGGATTTTGGGGGGATACCAATACTGCCGCTTTCCAATTAGTACATCTAACCGATATTAATTATTTGGTTTTTGATTATTTGTCAGAGATCACCATGTCGATTATGGCAAAAGCGAAGATGGTGGAACCAAAGCATGGCTATGCATTGGATTTTGTCAGCCGAGTGATGGCACCTCTACTTAAAAAAATTGCAGAGAAAAAGATTAAGGTGATTAGTAATGCTGGTGGTGTTAATCCATTGGCGTGTCGAGATGCCTTGCAAAAAATAATTAAAGAATATGGTCTAGATCTGAAAGTGGCTGTGGTGTTAGGTGATGATCTTTTAGCGCAGCATGAGCAACTTAAGCAGCAAAATATTCAGGAAATGTTTAGCGGTGAAGCTTTGCCAGAACAGGTGGCGAGCAGTAATGCTTATTTGGGTGCAGTGGCTATTCGCGATGCCTTAGACTTAGGCGCCGATATTGTGATTACTGGCCGTGTTGTTGATTCGGCAGTGGTGCTTGCCCCTTTACTTCATGAATATCAATGGTCTTTAGATGACTACGATAAGTTGGCACAAGGTTCGCTGGCAGGTCATGTCATTGAATGTGGTGCGCAATGTACAGGCGGTAATTTTACCGATTGGCAATTGGTACAAGGCTTCGACAACATGGGGTTTCCAGTGGTTGAGGTGAGTGAAGGTGGTTCATTCGTTGTGACCAAACCACAAGGGACAGGTGGTCTGGTTTCTACCGCCACGGTTGCTGAACAAATTGTTTATGAAATTGGCAATCCCCAAGCATATTTACTACCTGACGTAATTGCTGATTTCAGCCACGTGCACTTAGAGCAAGTCGGGGAGCACCGAGTTCGTGTGACAGGTGCAAAAGGGCAAGCACCGACTGGGCAATATAAAGTTAGTGCAACTTATCCTGATGGTTATCGGGTTTTAGTCAGTTTTTTAATTGCAGGCCGTGAAGCACCACAAAAAGCACAAGTCATTGCTGATGCGATTTTGGCGAAATGTGAGCGTGTTTTAGCAATGCGTTCGGTGCCGCCATTTAGTGAAAAGTCTGTTGAGATTTTAGGTATTGAAAGTACCTATGGCGAACATGCTCAGGCTTTAAATAGTCGTGAAGTGGTGGTCAAAATAGCTGTAAAACACATGTTTAAAGAAGCATGTATGTTCTTTGCATCTGAAATTGCACAGGCTTCTACAGGTATGGCTCCAGCCTTGGCAGGTATTGTTGGTGGGCGGCCAAAAGCATCTCCAGTGATTAAGTTATTTTCATTTTTAATTGATAAAAAACAGGTCAATGTCGAAATCGATTTTGAGGGGAGTCGCTATTCGGTTGAGATTCCTCGGAACACTTCTACAGAGCAATTCAATACTTTAGCAGCGGGTGAAAGTGCGGTTTATCAAGGGAATGAAATTGAAGTTCCTTTGATTGAAATTGCGCATGCTCGCAGTGGTGATAAAGGCAATCATAGCAATATCGGTGTGATTGCCCGTAAAGCAGAATATTTACCGTGGATTCGTGCAGCACTGACTGAACAGACGGTTGCAAGCTATATGCAGCATGTTTTGGATGCTGAAAAGGGACGTGTAATTCGTTATGAATTACCGAGTTTAAATGCACTGAATTTTATGTTGGAGAATGCCTTGGGTGGTGGTGGTGTTGCAAGCCTGCGAATCGATCCGCAAGGTAAAGCATTTGCACAGCAATTATTGGATATGCCTGTAAAAGTTCCGGCAAATCTTTTAGAAAAATAA
- a CDS encoding TetR/AcrR family transcriptional regulator, which translates to MIATSIEQIPNISCFDDSPRGRLLRGAAYLFHKQGYDKTTVRELAQFIGIQSGSLFHHFKSKDDILAHVMEETIIYNLARLQDAAAQSTDPEQQLRALIKAELISITGDTGAAMAVLVYEWFALSKEKQDDLLKMRNEYEQIWLDVIEKLRTEGKVKHDAFIWRRLVGGAISWTVTWYKAEGKVKIDELTEMVWEMALK; encoded by the coding sequence ATGATTGCTACTTCAATTGAACAGATTCCAAATATCTCTTGTTTTGATGACAGCCCACGTGGTCGCTTATTACGAGGGGCTGCCTATCTATTTCATAAACAAGGCTATGACAAAACTACTGTACGCGAACTTGCTCAATTTATTGGAATTCAATCAGGTAGTTTATTTCATCACTTTAAAAGTAAAGATGACATCCTCGCTCACGTGATGGAGGAAACCATTATTTACAATCTTGCTCGTTTACAAGATGCGGCAGCTCAATCTACCGATCCAGAACAACAATTACGTGCTCTTATTAAAGCTGAACTCATTTCAATTACTGGAGATACAGGTGCAGCCATGGCTGTTTTGGTTTATGAATGGTTTGCCTTGTCAAAAGAAAAACAAGATGATCTTTTAAAAATGCGTAATGAATATGAGCAAATCTGGTTAGATGTTATTGAAAAATTACGTACTGAAGGCAAGGTAAAGCATGATGCCTTTATTTGGCGAAGATTAGTTGGCGGTGCAATTTCATGGACCGTCACTTGGTATAAAGCTGAGGGTAAAGTCAAAATTGATGAGTTAACCGAAATGGTTTGGGAGATGGCATTAAAATGA
- a CDS encoding GFA family protein, with translation MKYQGSCHCGQIKFVVEGELSEVLSCNCSICQKKGSLLWFLPSNQVKVSLETPEILANYTFNKHVINHHFCKNCGIHPYAQGIDPQGNSILAINVRCIDDIDLDKIKINYFDGRSV, from the coding sequence ATGAAATATCAAGGAAGTTGCCATTGCGGTCAGATTAAATTTGTAGTGGAAGGAGAGTTGTCAGAGGTTTTATCTTGTAATTGTTCAATATGTCAAAAAAAAGGCTCATTGCTTTGGTTCTTACCCAGTAATCAAGTTAAAGTTTCTTTAGAAACGCCTGAAATTTTAGCGAACTATACTTTTAACAAGCATGTGATTAATCATCATTTCTGCAAAAATTGTGGTATTCATCCTTATGCTCAAGGTATAGATCCCCAAGGTAATTCTATATTGGCGATTAATGTTCGATGTATAGATGACATTGACTTAGATAAAATAAAAATAAATTATTTTGATGGACGTTCAGTTTAA
- a CDS encoding DUF4256 domain-containing protein: MTTKKQLTPTQLDSLLELLKKRFEKNTHRHKEIDWTNVRAKLLESSEKLWSLQEMENTGGEPDVVSYDQQKDEYLFVDCSPESPKGRRSLCYDREALEARKDHPPKNSAIDVAKEMGAELLTEEQYHELQKLGEFDFKTSSWLKTPDEIRRLDGAIFADRRYGRVFIYHNGAQSYYAVRGFRCCLRV; encoded by the coding sequence ATGACAACTAAAAAACAATTAACTCCAACACAATTAGATTCACTGCTTGAACTATTAAAGAAGAGATTTGAAAAGAACACACATCGCCATAAAGAAATTGATTGGACAAATGTCCGAGCTAAATTATTAGAATCGTCTGAAAAATTATGGTCATTGCAAGAAATGGAAAATACTGGAGGAGAGCCTGACGTTGTCTCTTATGATCAACAGAAGGATGAATATTTATTTGTCGATTGCTCTCCTGAGAGTCCAAAAGGTCGTAGAAGTCTTTGTTATGATCGAGAGGCTTTGGAGGCTAGAAAAGATCATCCTCCAAAAAATAGTGCAATCGATGTGGCTAAAGAAATGGGAGCTGAGCTTCTCACAGAAGAGCAATACCATGAATTACAAAAGTTAGGGGAGTTTGATTTTAAAACATCAAGTTGGCTCAAAACCCCAGATGAGATTCGACGGTTAGATGGAGCTATTTTTGCTGACCGACGTTATGGTCGGGTATTCATTTATCATAATGGAGCACAGTCTTATTATGCTGTTCGTGGTTTCCGTTGCTGCTTAAGAGTATAG
- a CDS encoding SDR family oxidoreductase encodes MSYQSIFRPDAFANKVIIVTGGGSGIGRCTAHELAALGAQVVITGRKIEKLEKVSQEIIEDGGRVHFIVCDNREEEQVKNMIAEVIEKFGKLDGLVNNAGGQFPSALENISANGFDAVVRNNLHATFYLMREAYNQWMAKHGGSIVNMTADMWGGMPGMGHSGAARSGVDNLTKTASVEWGKSGVRVNAVAPGWIVSSGMDNYSGDFAKVIIPSLAGNVPLKRMGTESEVSSAICYLLSDAAAFVSGVTLRIDGAASQGTRMYPLAEATNSQSYNGFHRAFIPEIFQKKTEAEEE; translated from the coding sequence ATGAGTTATCAATCAATTTTTAGACCAGATGCTTTCGCTAATAAAGTCATTATTGTGACAGGTGGCGGCTCAGGAATTGGCCGTTGTACAGCACATGAGCTTGCAGCCCTTGGCGCTCAAGTGGTGATTACAGGACGAAAAATTGAAAAATTAGAGAAAGTAAGCCAAGAAATTATAGAAGATGGTGGGCGGGTTCATTTCATTGTTTGTGATAACCGTGAAGAAGAACAAGTGAAAAATATGATTGCCGAAGTGATTGAGAAATTCGGCAAGCTCGATGGTCTTGTAAATAATGCGGGTGGCCAGTTCCCGTCAGCTTTAGAGAATATCTCTGCAAATGGTTTTGATGCAGTAGTGCGCAATAATTTGCACGCAACTTTCTATTTAATGCGTGAAGCTTATAACCAATGGATGGCAAAACATGGCGGCAGTATTGTCAATATGACTGCTGATATGTGGGGCGGCATGCCAGGAATGGGGCATTCTGGAGCTGCGCGTTCAGGGGTCGATAACTTAACAAAAACAGCATCGGTTGAGTGGGGCAAATCTGGCGTTCGTGTAAATGCGGTTGCACCGGGGTGGATTGTGTCATCTGGTATGGATAATTATAGCGGTGATTTTGCCAAAGTAATTATTCCAAGTCTTGCTGGCAATGTACCGCTAAAACGTATGGGAACTGAGTCAGAAGTATCGTCGGCGATTTGTTATTTACTGTCCGATGCTGCAGCTTTTGTGTCCGGTGTAACTCTGCGTATTGATGGCGCTGCGTCGCAAGGAACACGCATGTATCCACTAGCTGAGGCGACAAATAGTCAGTCTTATAATGGTTTCCATCGTGCATTTATTCCTGAAATTTTTCAGAAAAAAACTGAGGCTGAGGAGGAATAA
- a CDS encoding enoyl-CoA hydratase/isomerase family protein, with amino-acid sequence MTLSISLQALDLDDSIQLEQDGSILYLWLNRPESRNAMNLKMVNAIQQVFNAIRDDLSIRAVIIRGEGGTFCAGGDIKDMAALRVEATNVGSLQPYTDFNRRFGAMLEQVEAAPQTVVVILEGAVLGGGFGLACVSDVAISRDNAQFGLPETGLGVIPAQIAPFVVKRIGLTQARRLALLGMRFEGHTALSTGVVHQIAHNEIELEQALEETIQHIKRAAPQASRVTKALLHRTLNEPLSDLLDDAAQQFAQAVGGAEGQEGTMAFIQKRLPNWADEP; translated from the coding sequence ATGACACTTTCGATATCTCTACAAGCCCTAGATCTTGATGACAGCATTCAATTAGAACAAGACGGCAGTATTCTATATCTCTGGTTAAATCGACCAGAGAGCCGTAATGCCATGAACTTGAAGATGGTCAATGCCATTCAACAAGTCTTTAATGCTATTCGCGATGACCTTTCAATTCGTGCGGTAATTATCCGTGGGGAAGGCGGAACCTTTTGTGCAGGTGGTGATATTAAAGATATGGCTGCTTTACGCGTTGAAGCAACTAACGTTGGTAGCCTGCAACCTTATACTGATTTTAACCGCCGTTTTGGTGCCATGCTTGAGCAAGTTGAAGCTGCTCCGCAAACGGTTGTAGTGATTTTAGAAGGTGCTGTTTTAGGTGGTGGTTTTGGTTTGGCCTGTGTTTCCGATGTTGCGATTAGTCGTGACAATGCCCAGTTTGGTTTACCTGAAACAGGGCTTGGTGTGATTCCTGCACAAATTGCTCCTTTTGTGGTGAAACGTATTGGCCTGACTCAGGCGCGCCGACTTGCTTTACTCGGCATGCGTTTTGAGGGCCATACAGCACTTAGTACCGGAGTGGTTCATCAAATTGCACATAATGAAATCGAATTAGAGCAAGCTCTAGAGGAAACCATTCAACACATTAAACGAGCAGCTCCTCAAGCTTCGCGTGTGACTAAAGCACTGTTACATCGAACACTCAATGAGCCTTTGAGTGATTTACTAGATGATGCTGCACAGCAGTTTGCCCAAGCGGTTGGTGGGGCTGAAGGACAAGAGGGAACGATGGCTTTTATCCAGAAACGGTTGCCAAACTGGGCTGATGAGCCATAA